DNA from Nitrospira sp.:
CCCCAGGGGTCTGGCGGTATCTGCTCTCCCACCGGTTTGGGATGGGCGAGATCGCTCAGGTGCACCCCGAATTGGTGGGCGAAGACATCGAGTTGCCAACTGCTGCCCAGGGTCAGTGCAATGAGCACGCAGAGCATGAACAGGGGCGCCGCGGCCTTTACCGCCATATCGGCGACGATGGTCAGCTGGGATCGTTCTTCCTGCGGTTGAGCGGTGGTCTTCGAGCCGAATCCGAGGACGAGGGTCATGAGGCCCGAGAGTCCGCCGAGCGAGGCGGCGACTTTGGGCGTCATCCAGTGGATAAGCCCCGGTCCGAACACGACGACGGCACTGAGCGCGGACCAGACGACGATCACGATCAGGACCCATGAGCCGGTGCGTCCCCACCACTCGCGGTCCTGCTCCTCGGTAAACCGACTGGCGAGTCCGATAAAGACCGTCGCGGTCAGCAAAAACATCACGAGCACGCCGGGGACGGCGAAACAGGCGAACCACTCGGCAAAGTTCGCCACCATGATCCGATCGGGTGTCTTCACGAGCACGCTCCAGAGGAACCAACCGCCCAGTGCGCCGGTGGCGGCGACGGTGCAGGTTTCCCAGACCAGCCACCAGGAGAAGGGTTTGAATCGTTTGAGGGCGACCGTGCTGAAGAGCCAGCTGCCCGTATGGAGCAGCGCACCTCCGAGAACGGCATGGCGGAGGGTGAATTGCTCCAACGTGCCGCCCCCGTTGCGGAACCAGGCCCAGGTCGTGGTGAGGCAGGCCGTCGCCGTCACCAGGGGGCCCAAGCAGGCGACGAGAAACCAACGTTGGCTTTCCAGGTATTGCCACCAGGTATTGCGGCGATAGTCACGGAGCGTCGGCCGGCAGAGGTGCAGGTAAATCAGCGCCATGACGGCGAGTCCGAGTCCGACCGTCAGGAGGGAGGGGATTGCGGAATCGGGCAATCGGGCCTGGGGGCTGTTCAGCTGGGTCAGGGCGATGAACCAGCGGGGGATGAGCAGGGGAAGCATGAGGAGCGGCAGCAGCACCATCCAATTCAAGTGCAGGTTGCGCAGATAGATGCCGAGGAGCGTCCAGGAATCGGCGGAGAGGAATCCCAGGTGGGGGCTTAAGTAGTTGCTGTAGTTACGCAGCCATTGGACCGGATGCGCTGCCTCGGTGGCGTCCGGTTTCGAGGTGCTCCGGAGGTCGTCGATGACGCCGGCCGGCCCCCGCGGATGGCGATGGATCCAGGCCGTGAGCCAACTGCCGATATAGCCGCCGCCCGAGACCGTGGAGAGATAGTCGAACTTGTCCAAGAGCTGCAGTCTCGCGAGTGACTGCAAGATGCCCAGGCCGAACGTGGCGCTCCGGATGCCGCCGCCCGAGAAGCAGAGTCCGGCGCGTTTGGGATGGCAGGCATGGATGTGTCGGAAGAGCGCCGTCATCCGCACGTCGTCTTGTGCCCCGACGGGATGGTCCTTCGAAAGGGGACCATGGAGCAGCTCGGTTTCTTCTTCCAGGATCGCCGCGAGGGAAAGGGGATTGTCCTGTTGCGCAGGGGGTTTCATCGTCGCTCCAAGAGGACTATGTTCCGGTTGACGACGCTCTCCTTGGCGGTCTGAGAACGTTGTCGCTTCTTGCTCGACCGGCCGGATGGTCGCACCTATCGGTATGAAAGCAAATCGCGCGCCTCACCCACGGTTGGAAGGTTCGCGAACCGGTGAATCCAGAACGTTTCGGCGGCAGGAATAGGAACTGCCCGGCTTATCGAATCGGATACAGCATGTATCTGAAACGATACCGAAGGATTGTACTTCGCAAGGTACCGTCGGCGGATTTTTTCAGCATCCTACGAATGTTTCCGGTCCCGTTGCATCATCTTGTCGGTATAGGCCAACAGGATCGCGGAGCCAAGGAACGTCATGTGGATGAAAATCTTCCACTTGATGTGTTCGGGGTTTTCATTGGCCACGTCCACGAAGGCTTTGAGGAGGTGAATGCTGGAGATTCCGATCAGTGAGGCGGCCAGTTTGATCTTGATGGTGCCGGGGTCCACGTGTGTGAGCCAATCCGGGCGGTCGGGGTGGGTCTCGAGATCGAGCTTGCTCACGAAGGTGGCATAGCCGCCGATGATGACCATGGTCAAGAGGTTCGCGACCATCGTCACGTCGATCAAGCCGAGCACGCCCAACATGAATTTGGTTTCTTCCAATTGATGGAAGTGTCTGGCCATTTCCCAGAGTTCGACGAGGAACTTAACCGCATAGAGCAGTTCGGCGACGATGAGCCCACCGTAGAGTGGTGCTTGAATCCAGCGGCTGCCGAAGACCAGGAATTCGAAGACCTGCTCGACACGGCCTGAAGAGGCGCTTGTTGGAAGTGACGGTGCGGAACCGGGCGGAGAAGGATGACTCACGCGTACGCTCGACCTCCTGGTGAGGGCGTATCCTAGTGGGCGCGGCGCCTTCTGTCAATTGCGCAGTGACAAGATAGGCCTGGTGATCGATTCAGAAGGTGGTGGGGGGAACCTGCGCCGGATCAGGAATTGGCGGCCTTCGGTCGCCGGAGGAGCCAGGTTTCAATGATGGCCTGGAGATCCTTGGAGCGGATCGGTTTGGCCACATAGTCATCCATCCCTGCGGCGAGGCACCGCTCGCGATCTCCCTGCAGGGCGTTGGCCGTCATGGCGATGATGGGAATGCGCCCCGCCGGGCGGGGCGCATCGTTCGTCGCTCGTGAACCGTCTCTCGTAAGGGGATCGAACGCTTCACGCTTCACGAGGCCCGCTTCACGTTCTCTGATGAGGCGCGTGGCTTCGAACCCGTCCATCTCGGGCATCTGGCAGTCCATGAAGATCAGCGGATAGGGCGAGCGTTCATGGGCCGCCACCGCCTCCTGGCCGTTGCCCGCCACATCCACCCGGTACCCGAGTTTTTCCAGCATCTTGATCGCAACTTTCTGATTGACGAGATTGTCCTCCACCAGCAGCAATCGCGCCGTAGGCGAAGGTTGGGCTTCGATCGGCGTCTGGCGCGTCATCAGGGGCGGCGTGTCGGTCACGTCCGGTGCTCCGGCCGTGATGGGGTTGCCCAACAACAGGCAGAGGCAGTCGAGTAATTGTGTCTGGCGTAGCGGCTTGGTCAGGTAGGCATCGATGCCGATGGCCTGCGCCCTTGCGTCGGCGCCCCGTCGGCCGACGGGGGTGAGGATCACCAGGCGCAGCGCGGCGGTTGTTCGGTCCTGCTTGAGCAGGGCGGCCGTTTCGAACCCGTCCATTTCAGGCAGGTGCAATTCGATCAGGGCAAGGCCGAAGGGCCTGCGCAGGGCTGCGGCAACATGTGCCATCTCGACGGCTTGGGTTCCGTTTGCAGCACAGGCACAGTCCATTCCATGCGCCGCGAGCTGTTGGTGCAAGGCACTTCTCACCCTGTGGTTCTGTGCCACGAGAAGAATGCGTTGCCCGAGGAGCCGACGCCGGGAGATCGTGGGAAGTGGTGCGGTGACGGCCGGCTTCGGCAGTCGTGCCGTAAACCAGAAGGTACTGCCCTGTCCTGGCCGGCTCTCGATTCCGATCCGGCCCTGCATCTGTGTGACCAAGCGTTCGCAAATGGCAAGCCCCAGCCCGGTGCCGCCGTAGCGCCTGGTGGTCGAGCTGTCGGCCTGGACGAAGGCTTCGAACAGGCGCGTCTGGGCTTCTTGTGGAATGCCGATCCCCGTATCGGTAATGGTAAACCGCAACAGATCCGAACCGTCCTGCTCGTCACGGGTGACGTGGAGAAAGACTTCCCCTGCGGAAGTGAATTTAATGGCGTTGCCGACCAGATTGACCAGGATTTGCCGGAGCCGGCCGGGATCGCCGAGGACACAGGTCGGGACGGCGGCATCGACGAGCCCGATCAACTCAAGGCCCTTGCCCTGTGCCTGTTCCGCGAGGAGGTCCAGCACGTCTTCGACGGTCGTCCGAAGCTCGAAGGCGATCTCCTCAAAATGAAGTTTGCCGGCCTCGATCTTCGAGAAATCGAGAATGTCGTTGACCAGCGTCAGCAGGGCGTCGCCCGAAGAGCGGACCGTATTCGCGAATTCTCGTTGGTCTTCCGTGAGGGTGGTCTCCAGCAACAGGCCGGTCATGCCGATGATCGCATTCATCGGCGTGCGGATTTCGTGGCTCATGGTGGCGAGGAAGTCGGCCTTGAGTCGGACGGCGCGGAGCGCTTCATCCCGCGCCTGGGCGAGTTCGATGTTCTTCTGCTCCAACTCGCGGGCGGCACGGGCGAGCGCCGCTTCGGCTTCCTTCCGTCGGGTCACATCCTTTCCCACCGCAAGGAACCCGACAATGCCTCCGTTCTCGTTGCGCAGGGCGGTGACGGTGACTGAGACCGTCAGATGGCTGCCGTCCTTTCTTCGGTACGTCCATTCCCGTTCGTCATAACCCCCCTGTTTCGCATGCTCGACGAAGACCGCGAAGCCGTGGACGGGGCGTCCGTACAACTCAGTGAGTTGTCGGCTACGCTGTTCCACCTCGGCAGGGAGGTGCAGAATGTTGAGAGAATGTTTCCCGAGCAACTCCTCGGCGGAGTACCCGAGCAGTTCCTCCGCGCCTTTGTTGAAGGTCGTCATCATGCCGGTCGTATCGGTGGCAATGACGGAAAATCGCGTGGCTGCATCGAGGATGGCCGTCAATTGCCTGTTGGCCGACAGCAGGGCCTGTTCCAGATACTTGCGGGTGGTGACATCCGTGACGATGCGTTGAATCGCCGGTCGTCCCTCGAAGGTGATCGGCGCCGCCGCAATTTCGATGTCGATGACGGTGCCGTCGAGCCGGACGAATCGCTCTTCCATCGACGGAAGCGCTTCGCCGGTCGCGGTAAGGTCGGCGAGGCGTGCCTGGAAACGAGGACGCGACTCCGGCGGAACCAGTGAAAAGAAGTCCCGTTTCAACAATTCCGAAGGCGCCGATGCGCGGACGAGGTTCAGGCAAGCCTGATTGGCGTACACGATGATCCCGTCGCAGGTCACCAGGACCGCGTTCGGCGACAGCTCGACGAGTGAGCGGTAACGTGCCTCGCTGTTCCGAAGGGCTTCCGCCATCCGTTTAGTGGCGGTGATGTCTTCGGCGATGCCGGCGAACCGGTACACATTACCCGAAGCGTCCCTGATCGGGAAGCATCGGTCGCGAATCCATCGTATCGATCCGTCGGGCCGGACGATACGATATTCCTCATCGTAGAGGAGCGTCGCCTGGCAGGCAGCTGCGGTTTCCACCCGGTTTCGATCATCGGGATGCACGCAGGCCATCCAGATTTCAGGACTCTCGTACAGATCGCGCCGTGGCCTCCCCCAAATCGAATCAAACGCAGGACTGACATAGATCAGGTTCGTCTTGTCGGCCGTCACGAGCCAGAACACTGCATTGATGTGCTCTGCCAGCTGGCGGAACCGCTCTTCGCTTTGCTGGAGACCGACCTCCATCCGTCTCCGTTCAGAAATATCCCGGCATGTACAGATCAATAGGCCGCGCTCCTCCGCTCCCTCAGGCAAGATACGGAGAGAAACTTCTACATCGAACGCGGTTCCGTCCTGTCGCCGTCCGACCAGTTCGCCCTGCCAAAATGGTTTTCCTGAGAGCGCTGGAACGCACTGCTGCTCGATATAGGCTGCGTGTTCTCGGTCGTACAGCAACTTCCAACTCTTCCCTAGCAGTTCCGGCGCGGAGTATCCGTAGATCTGTGCATGGGCGTCATTCATATAGACAAACCTGCCGGATTCGTCCAGAAGCGCGAGTCCTTCCATGCTGTGGTCGACTGCGAACTCGAGTCGTCGGCGAGCCTGCTCCGCTTGTTTGCGTTCGGTGACGTCCAAGACGGTTCCGGCCATTTTCATGGGTCGGCCGTCACTGTCCCGAATGACCATCCCGCGACAGTGGACATGGCGAACTTCGCCGGTCGGACGGATGATGCGGCACTCGACGCTATAGGGTGTACGGCCGTCCAGCGCTGCGGCGACCGCGGCCAGGACCTGTGCCTTGTCGTCCGCGTGCAATGCATTGAGAAAGGTATCGTAGCAAGGAACGACGCCGCCCGGCTCGAAGCCGAAAATCCGGTACTATTCATTGGACCAACGTTCTTCCCCCGTCGTGATCTGCCATTCCCATGAACCGAGGTGCGCAAGGGTCTGGGCATCGTCCAGGGCCTGCTGTTTCTCCCGTACCTCTTGTTGCGCGCGCGTTTGCGCTTCCTCCAGCCTTTTCCGGTCCGAGATGTCGAGATGGATGCCGGCTGCTCGTAACGGGGCACCGGTGGCATCGCGTAAGAGCACTCGCCCGCTATCGAAGACCCATTGCCAGGCTCCGGATTTGGTCCGCAGACGATATTCATTGGAATAGAGGGGAGTCTCTCCACGGAGGTGTGCGGAGACGGCCTCCTTCATGGCTTGTTGATCGTCCGGATGCACCAGCTGATCCCACATGCGGATATGCGGATCGAGGTCCGCGAGGTGGTAACCGAGCATGGTCGCCCACTGCTCGTTGAAGGTCACTTGACCGGTTGGAATGTCCCAGTCCCATGTCCCGACGCCGGCACCCCTGACGATCATCTCGATCCGGTCCGCTTGCGTCTGTACCGTCTGTTCGTGGACCGTCAGGAGTTGTTCCAACTCCGCCATCCGCGCCTGCATGGGTGCGACAGCGGTCAGGTTTGTTTCGGCAGCGCCGGTATCGGGCAGAGCCGCCGTCGAGGCATTGAGCAGCGGGATCTGATTCGCATGGGGGGCGAGGGCGATCTGTGCGCAAAGCGCCAGGGGTTTGAAGAGTTGGGCGGTGCTCTCGGGAACGGCATCCTTGCTGAACAGGATGATCGAGAACAGTTCTCCGTCCGGCAGCGGCGCCCCGAATCCAAGAACCGAACGGACTCCGTACCTCCGCA
Protein-coding regions in this window:
- a CDS encoding diguanylate cyclase/phosphodiesterase (GGDEF & EAL domains) with PAS/PAC sensor(s); translated protein: MHADDKAQVLAAVAAALDGRTPYSVECRIIRPTGEVRHVHCRGMVIRDSDGRPMKMAGTVLDVTERKQAEQARRRLEFAVDHSMEGLALLDESGRFVYMNDAHAQIYGYSAPELLGKSWKLLYDREHAAYIEQQCVPALSGKPFWQGELVGRRQDGTAFDVEVSLRILPEGAEERGLLICTCRDISERRRMEVGLQQSEERFRQLAEHINAVFWLVTADKTNLIYVSPAFDSIWGRPRRDLYESPEIWMACVHPDDRNRVETAAACQATLLYDEEYRIVRPDGSIRWIRDRCFPIRDASGNVYRFAGIAEDITATKRMAEALRNSEARYRSLVELSPNAVLVTCDGIIVYANQACLNLVRASAPSELLKRDFFSLVPPESRPRFQARLADLTATGEALPSMEERFVRLDGTVIDIEIAAAPITFEGRPAIQRIVTDVTTRKYLEQALLSANRQLTAILDAATRFSVIATDTTGMMTTFNKGAEELLGYSAEELLGKHSLNILHLPAEVEQRSRQLTELYGRPVHGFAVFVEHAKQGGYDEREWTYRRKDGSHLTVSVTVTALRNENGGIVGFLAVGKDVTRRKEAEAALARAARELEQKNIELAQARDEALRAVRLKADFLATMSHEIRTPMNAIIGMTGLLLETTLTEDQREFANTVRSSGDALLTLVNDILDFSKIEAGKLHFEEIAFELRTTVEDVLDLLAEQAQGKGLELIGLVDAAVPTCVLGDPGRLRQILVNLVGNAIKFTSAGEVFLHVTRDEQDGSDLLRFTITDTGIGIPQEAQTRLFEAFVQADSSTTRRYGGTGLGLAICERLVTQMQGRIGIESRPGQGSTFWFTARLPKPAVTAPLPTISRRRLLGQRILLVAQNHRVRSALHQQLAAHGMDCACAANGTQAVEMAHVAAALRRPFGLALIELHLPEMDGFETAALLKQDRTTAALRLVILTPVGRRGADARAQAIGIDAYLTKPLRQTQLLDCLCLLLGNPITAGAPDVTDTPPLMTRQTPIEAQPSPTARLLLVEDNLVNQKVAIKMLEKLGYRVDVAGNGQEAVAAHERSPYPLIFMDCQMPEMDGFEATRLIREREAGLVKREAFDPLTRDGSRATNDAPRPAGRIPIIAMTANALQGDRERCLAAGMDDYVAKPIRSKDLQAIIETWLLRRPKAANS